DNA from Streptomyces luteogriseus:
AGCGGACTCTTCCTCTACCTCGTGCTCGACGGGAGCCGGGCCAACCTCGCGATGGCCCGCCATCAACTGCGCCGCATCGAGGCCGACCTGGAGGTCTGAACCAGCACACCGGACGGGAGCCCTCCGCCACGCACGCGTCGCGGAGGGCCCCGGCATGCCGCACGGCGAGGACATACGGCGCGACCGGCCACGTCTACGGTGTGTGTCATGACGGCACCCCTGGACGTGCTCGTGGTGGGCGCTGGCCCCACCGGACTCGCACTCGCGACCCAACTGCGGTCCTACGCGACCCCGTTCCGGATCGTGGACCGCTCACTGGACCGGGCCCGGGAATCCCGCGCCCCGGCGATCCAGCCCCGCACCCTCGAGATGCTGGCCCCGTTCGGCGTGACGGACGGCCTCGTCGAACGGGGCAACGCGACGGTCGGACTGCACCTGCATCTGCCCCGGCGGGAACTGCGCGTGCCGGTGTTCGATGTCGGCTGCGACGACACGCCGTACCCCTTCCTGCTGTTCCTCCCGCAGTCGGAGACGGAAGCCGTGCTGTCGGCGCACCTGACCGCGCGGGACGTGACGGTGGAGCGGGGCACGGAGTTGCTGACCGCCGAACCCGAGGGCGAGTACGTCACCTGCCTCCTGCGGCACCGGGACGGGACCGAGGAGACGGTGCGCGCCCGCTATGTCGTCGGCTGCGACGGCGCACACAGCACCGTGCGGGCCCGCGCGGGCATCGCCTTCGAGGGGTACGCCTATCCGCAGACGTTCCTGCTGGCGGATCTGGAGGCCGACGGACTGGAACCGGGCGCCGTGCACACGTACATGACCGCGGCCGGACTGCTGTTCTTCTTCCCGCTCGGCACTCCGGCCACCTGGCGGATGATCGCGATGCACCCGCCGGGCGCTCCCGGCTCCGGCGACGACGTGACCCTGGACCTCCTCCAGCGGATCGCCGACGACTGGACGCCGGACAGACCGACCCTGCGCGATCCGGTCTGGATGACGAGCTTCCGTATCCACAACCGCGGCGCCGCCCACTACCGCAAAGGTCCGTTCTTCCTCGCCGGGGACGCCGCGCACATCCACAGCCCGGCCGGAGGCCAGGGCATGAACACCGGCATCCAGGACGCGCTCAACCTGGGCTGGAAACTCGCCCACGTCTGCCGCGGCGCCGCGCCCGAGGAGTTGCTGGAGACCTACGAGGCGGAACGCGCCCCGGTCGGCGACGGCGTCCGCCGCCTCACCGACCGCGCGTTCACCGTCGGTACGAGCAGCCACCCGGCCCTGCGACTGGCACGGACGCGTCTGGCCCCGCACGTGGCTCCGCTGCTCCTGCGCGCGACCGGTGCCCGAGCACGCCTGTTCCGTACGGTGTCCGAACTCGGCATCCACTACCGCCGCGGCCCCGCCTCCGTCACCGGACCGCGGCGACCGCGGCAGGGCCCACGTGCCGGGGACCGCCTGCCCGACACCCCGGCCGGACTCCAACGCCGCGTCGCCGGACCGGACTACCACCTCCTGCTCACCGGCCCCGACCGCGCCTGGCCCGAGGACCCGCCCCTGGACGGACGCGGCGACCTGGTGAGGGTGCACCGCCTGGGAGCGCAGAGCCCGTGGCCGGGCATCGCCCACGCGCTCGTACGACCCGACGGCTACGTGGGGTACCTGACACGCGGCACCGACCTCACGGGCCTGCGCGCCTACCTGGACCACTGGCTGCCGGCCCCTTAGACCGAGGGGCCGGCGCCGGTCCGGCGAAGGGATCAGCCGTGGTACGTGATGTACCCGTTGCGGTCCGCGTCGGAGCCGCTCCTGGTGTACGAGTGCACGTCGGCACGGCTGCCGGACGGCTTGTACACGTAGATCGTGTCCTTGTCGTTGTTCCACATGAAGTTGCAGTTGTCGCGGTAGACGACGTTGTTCGTGTCGGAGTCCGACCCGTTGCCGCCGCGCAGCTTCACATAGTCACCCGGCTGAAGGGTGTGGCTCGCGGTGAAGGTGAACTTGTTCCCCGCGGCGTCCTTCACGACGTACCCCTTGAGGTTCACCGTCGTGGAGCGCGAGTAGTTCTTGATGGTCAGGTACTCCTGGGCGGTGTTCCCGCCCGAGCAGCGGTTGGAGTCGCTCCCGGGAGCGTCGTACTGGATGCCCCGGATCTTCAGAGCGGAGCTGTACTCCGCGGCCTGGGCCGGGACCGCCGAAAGGGCGGTCAGGGCTCCGGCAGCGACGGCCGTGGTGGCGACAAGGCGTATACGCATGGACGTTCGTCCCCCCTGCATGGCCTTCAAGTGAAGGCGATGTGATGGTTCGGTGAAGCATCCGGATCGTACACGGTTCAAGTACGCAGAAGGGCGGGTCCGGTGACCTTGCCACCGAACCCGCCCCGCGGGTGTATATGTCGTCAGGCGCCGCTGGCCCGCAGCATGTCCTCACGCTCGACGATCTTCACGCGCTCGCGGCCCTCGGGCTCACCCAGAGCCTTCTCCGCGGCGTCCAGCTTGTACCAGCCGTCCCAGGTGGTGAAGCGGATGTCGCGCTCGGCGAGGAACGCGTCCACGGCCTCGGGGGCGGGGGTCGCCGGCGTGTGCAGCCGCTCGTTGCGGTAGTCGTCCAGCAGGTTCGCCACGGTCTCGTTGGCGTCACCCTTGGTGTGCCCGATGAGGCCGATGGGGCCACGCCGGATCCAGCCGGTGACGTACGTGGACTGCAGGTGCTCGCCCGTCTCCTGCATGACCCGGCCGCCCTCGTCCGGAACGGTGCCCGAGTCGATGTCCCAGGGCAGCTTGGGGAGTTTGTCGGACAGGTAGCCCACCGCGCGGTACACCGCGCCCACATCCCAGGTGTGGAAGGTGCCGGTGCCCTTGACGTTCCCCGTGCCGTCGAGTTCCGTGCGCTCCGTGCGCAGGCCGACGACCTTGCCGTCCTCGCCGAGCACCTCCACCGGCGACTCGAAGAAGTGCAGGAAGAGCTTGTGGGGTCGGTCGCCGACGTCGCGGATCGCCC
Protein-coding regions in this window:
- a CDS encoding lamin tail domain-containing protein, whose protein sequence is MRIRLVATTAVAAGALTALSAVPAQAAEYSSALKIRGIQYDAPGSDSNRCSGGNTAQEYLTIKNYSRSTTVNLKGYVVKDAAGNKFTFTASHTLQPGDYVKLRGGNGSDSDTNNVVYRDNCNFMWNNDKDTIYVYKPSGSRADVHSYTRSGSDADRNGYITYHG
- a CDS encoding FAD-dependent monooxygenase produces the protein MTAPLDVLVVGAGPTGLALATQLRSYATPFRIVDRSLDRARESRAPAIQPRTLEMLAPFGVTDGLVERGNATVGLHLHLPRRELRVPVFDVGCDDTPYPFLLFLPQSETEAVLSAHLTARDVTVERGTELLTAEPEGEYVTCLLRHRDGTEETVRARYVVGCDGAHSTVRARAGIAFEGYAYPQTFLLADLEADGLEPGAVHTYMTAAGLLFFFPLGTPATWRMIAMHPPGAPGSGDDVTLDLLQRIADDWTPDRPTLRDPVWMTSFRIHNRGAAHYRKGPFFLAGDAAHIHSPAGGQGMNTGIQDALNLGWKLAHVCRGAAPEELLETYEAERAPVGDGVRRLTDRAFTVGTSSHPALRLARTRLAPHVAPLLLRATGARARLFRTVSELGIHYRRGPASVTGPRRPRQGPRAGDRLPDTPAGLQRRVAGPDYHLLLTGPDRAWPEDPPLDGRGDLVRVHRLGAQSPWPGIAHALVRPDGYVGYLTRGTDLTGLRAYLDHWLPAP